In Leptolyngbya sp. O-77, the genomic window CTGTTAAACGAGGCATACACTTTTTCGATCGCCTCTTTTCGCAGTGGCGTTCCTTCTGCTGTCATCGCGGCGATATTTTCTGGGAGATCGATATGTACTGCGCCTGGTTTTTCACTTTGCGCGATCTTGAACGCCTTGCGAACAATTTCTGGGGTAATGCTTGGTCGCACGATTTGCGCGTTCCATTTCGTCACGGGTGAAAACATCGCCACCAGATCAAGATACTGATGCGATTCAATATGCATCCGATCCGTGCCCACTTGCCCGGTAATGGCTACTAGTGGCGCACGATCGAGATTCGCGTCTGCCACGCCCGTCATCAGGTTCGTCGCGCCGGGCCCTAGCGTAGACAAACACACGCCCGCCTTGCCCGTCAGCCGCCCATACACATCCGCCATAAACGCCGCGCCCTGCTCATGCCGCGTGGTGATGAACTTAATGGACGAATGCTTCAGTGCTTCTAGGACATGCAGGTTTTCTTCGCCCGGTAGACCGAAGATATATTCCACGCCTTCGTTTTCCAGGCATTTCACAAGCAGTTCGGCAGTGTTGAGAGAGGTCGAGGTCATAGGGGTTTCTTGTAGGGATGAGGAGAGCAAAGAGGGGAATGAGGGTGGGGAAGAAAGAACTTGATCCGCCCTTACTTAATCCAGACGGTTTTGACGTTGACAAACTCCAAAATGCCTTCGCGGCCGAGTTCGCGGCCGTAGCCGGAGCGCTTGATGCCGCCGAAGGGGAGGCGCGGGTCAGATTTCACCATGCTGTTGAGGAAGACGCTGCCCGCTTCCAGTTCCGCGACGAGGCGATCGCCCTCTTCTGGGATTCGCGTCCAGGCGCTGGCTCCCAGACCAAACGGGGTGCTGTTGGCCAGGCGGATGGCGGCATCTAGGTCAGCCACGCGGAAGACCATAGCCACCGGGCCAAAAATTTCTTCCTTGGCAACGGGCGCGTCGGGCGGCACATCGACGATGATCGTGGGCGGGTAGAAGTTACCCTGACTGAGTTTGGCATCGGCTTTGGTGGGCACGTCGTCCGGGTCGCCGCCGATCAGCACCTTGCCGCCCGCGTCGATGCAGGCTTCGACCTGGTGATGAACCTCATGCAGAATGGCGGGCGTGGCCAGTGGCCCGATTTGGGTTTCGGGCAGCAGCGGATCGCCGATTTTCAGCGCTTTGTACTTCTCGACTAAGGCTTGAGTGAATGCATCAGCGATCGCCTCCTGCACGATAAAGCGCTTGGCGGCGATACAGGATTGACCGTTATTGATCATGCGAGCGGTCACGGCCATCGACACGGCGGCATCCAGATCGGCGCTCTCCATCACGACAAACGGATCGCTACCGCCCAGTTCCAGCACCGTTTTTTTGAGGTACTTTCCAGCGGTGGCGGCCAGGCTGGCTCCGGCGGGTTCGCTGCCCGTCAGCGTGGCGGCTTTGATGCGATCGTCCGCGACGATTTGCGCTACCTTATCTGCGCCGATCAGCAGCGTCTGAAACGCACCTTTGGGAAATCCAGCCCGCTCGAGAATGTCCTGAATTGCCAGGGCCGACTGGGGCACATTGGAGGCGTGCTTGAGCAAGCCCACGTTGCCCGCCATCAGCGCCGGAGCCGCAAACCGAAACACCTGCCAGAAGGGAAAGTTCCACGGCATCACTGCCAGCACAATGCCCAGCGGTTGGTAGGTCACGTAGCTGTGGCTGGCGTCAGTTTCGATGGGCACGGGCGCAAGGAATTTTTCCGCATTTTCGGCATAAAAGCGGCAGACCCAGGCGGATTTTTCCACTTCGGCAATCGATGGGCCGATGGGCTTGCCCATTTCCAGCGTCATCATTTTGCCGAATTCTGCCTTTTCTTGTTCTAGAATTTCGGCAGCGGCGTAGAGCCACTGGGCCCGCTGGGTCAAGGGGGTGTGGCGATAAGACTCGAACGTGTGTTGGGCAGCGTCGATGGCGCGGGCGATCGCCCCATCGGTTATTGGATCAAATGTCTGTAGCGTTTCGCCAGTCGCCGGGTTTACTGTAGCGATTCCCATGACTAAACCTCCTCTTTTTGCAAGGAGCAGACGCGCAAGCGCCTCAACCTTCTCAACTCTAACGTGCTGGTTTTGCAACGCCCGCTCGATTGTTGTCGAGTTGTTGCGGTTTTCTGACAGGGCGATCGCTTTCGTCTAGCCCCCTGCTCAGCACCGAACCCTGCTCAAATCCCTGGCTCAACCAGGCTTCTTCCTTTCTAGTCTTCCAAGAAAAATCGGCAGGCGGCGCAGAACGTTGGAAATGTTGACAAAGTGTGACGAATTTAACAATTTCAGTCTTCCCTCTTTGCCTTGGCAATGGTGGACTGAAGCTCATGCAGAAATCCATAGAAAAAATGCTTTTCTTGACAACCTTGTAATAGACTAGAGTCTATAAGAACTGAGAATTTCCGTCTCATCCACCCATCCCTTCATCTGCGCTCTTGACCGCGCTTTCTTTACAAGGAGGCTCTTGTGATTCACGCGACGCTGCATCAGCTCAAGGTCTTTGAAGCAACGGCCCGGCACGGCAGCTTTACACGGGCGGCAGAGGAGCTATTTCTGACCCAGCCCACCGTGTCCATGCAGGTAAAGCAACTCACTAAAGCAATCGGTCTGCCCCTGTTTGAGCAAGTCGGCAAGCGATTGTTTCTGACCGATGCAGGACGGGAACTGTTTTCCACCTGCCAGGATATTTTTGGCAAGCTCGAACAGCTTGAAATGAGCATTGCTGACCTAAAGGGCATGAAGCAGGGCCGGCTGCGGCTGGCAGTGATCACAACGGCAAAATACTTCCTGCCGCGTCTGCTTGGCCCCTTTTGCCAAAAATATCCCGGTGTCGATATTTCCCTCACCGTCACCAACCACGAGCGCGTCATCGAGCGCCTGGGCAACAACCAGGACGATCTATATGTGATGAGCCAACTGCCCGAAAACCTGGACATCGTAGCCCATCCGTTTCTAGACAATCCGCTGGTAGTGATCGGCCCCAAAACTCACCCCCTGGCAAAAGAAAAAAATATTTCCCTCAAGCGCCTCGCCGAAGAAACCTTCATTATGCGGGAGCCAGGATCGGGCACGCGCCGAGCCTTTCAAAAATTGCTGGATGACCACGATCTGTCGGTGCGGGTGCGGCTAGAACTGGGCAGCAATGAGGCCATCAAGCAGGCGATCGCCGGAGGGTTGGGGCTGGCAGTCCTGTCGTCGCACACCATCGCCCACGACGGCTCCATGGGCGAACTGATGGCCTTCGATGTCGAAGGCTTCCCGATTCCCCGCAAATGGTATGTTGTCCACCTGTCAGGAAAGCAGCTTTCGGTCGTCGCCTCCACCTTCCTCGACTATCTGCAAGTCGCCGCCGCCCAAATGGAAGAAACAGGCGTAATTCCCACGCTGGTCTAGAATTTCTACACTTGCCCACCTGCGGAGCAACTGCCTTCTAAGCAATCGGTCAACCCGCAAATTTGTCCCAATCCCCAAATCCAAAATCTAAAATCCAAAATCTAAAATCCAAAATCTAAAATCCCACCCAGCGCCACACCCCAGATTAAAATCAAGCTTGCTCCTCAACCCCCTCGGTGCGTATGGCGGATATTTTGGATGGCAAAGCGCTGGCTCAAAAAATTCAGGCAGAACTGGCTCAGCAAATCGCAGCGATCAAAGCAGCCGGAGGGCGATCGCCCGGTCTGGCGGTGCTGATGGTGGGCGACAATCCCGCCAGCGCTGCCTACGTCCGCAACAAAGAACGCGCCTGCGAGAAACTGGGCATGGTGTCCCTGGGTAAGCATTTTCCCGCCGATACGACTCAAGCAGAACTGTCGCGGGTCATCGACGAACTCAACCATGATGATCGCGTAGACGGCATCTTGGTGCAGCTTCCCCTGCCCGAACACCTGGATTCCGTTGCCCTGCTCAACCAAATTCACCCCGACAAAGATGCCGACGGGCTGCACCCCATGAACCTGGGTCGCCTAGTGCGCGGCGAAGTGGGGCTACAAAGCTGCACCCCCGCAGGCGTAATGAAACTGCTGGAGGAATATCACATCGATCCCAGGGGCAAACACGCCGTCGTCATCGGGCGTAGCATCCTGGTTGGCAAGCCCCTCGGCCTCATGCTGCTAGCCCAAGATGCCACCGTCACGATGGCTCATTCCCGCACACCCGACTTGGCTGCTGTTGCCCGCTCTGCCGATATCCTGGTCGCCGCTGTCGGCCGCCCCAACTTGATCACTGCCGATATGGTCAAACCTGGGGCCGCTGTGATTGACGTGGGCATCAACCGCATCACCGACGACGGCGGCAGTCGTTTGGTCGGCGACGTAGACTTTGTATCGGTCAAAGACGTGGCCTCCTGGATCACGCCCGTCCCCGGCGGCGTTGGGCCGATGACCGTAACGATGCTAATGGCAAATACGGTGTGGAGTTATTTAAGGAGAGTGGCGGAGTGACGGACGGAAAAAACGAAAAACGAAAAACGGAACTTCTTCGTTCTTCGCTCTTCGTTCTTCGTTCTTCTCTCTTCCCTTACTCCAACACTCCATCACCCCTATCCCCTGACCCCTAATCCTTGGCCCCTAATCTGTACATTCCGACCCTCATCCGGGGTACATTGGATTGCGTCTAGATTAATGTGCTAGATCCGTTCAGTTGGCCGAAGATTGGCCAACTTATCACCCTAACTAAGGGCAGAATTCCAGGAAATTGGCATGGTGGCGACTCAAGTTTTTGATTTATCGGGTTATTTGGCAGAGCGACAGGCAATCGTAGAAGCGGCGCTGGATCAATCCCTTCCAGTGGTCTATCCCGAAACGATCTACGAGTCGATGCGTTATTCCCTGATGGCAGGGGGCAAACGGCTGCGGCCGATTTTGTGTTTGGCGACTTGCGAGATGCTAGGCGGCACGGTGGAAATGGCGCTGCCGACGGCCTGTGCCCTGGAGATGATTCACACCATGTCGCTGATTCATGATGACCTGCCCGCGATGGACAACGACGACTATCGCCGGGGCAAACTCACGAATCATAAGGTTTACGGCGAGGACATCGCGATTCTGGCGGGTGACGGGCTGTTGACCTATGCATTTGAATACATTGCTGCAAGAACGGCGGGCGTGCCGAGCGATCGCACGCTTCAGGTCATCGTTCACCTGAGTCGGGCGGTCGGCGCGGCGGGTCTGGTGGGCGGACAGGTTGTGGATCTGGAATCGGAAGGGAAGCCGGACGTGACCCTGGAAACGCTGACCTGGATTCATCGCCACAAGACCGGGGCGCTGCTAGAAGCATCGGTCGTCTGCGGAGCGATCCTGGCAGGCGCTTCGGCAGAAGATCAGCAGCGGCTATCTAGATATTCGCAAGATATTGGGCTGGCGTTCCAGATCGTGGACGATGTGCTGGACTTGACGGCTACGCCGGAGGAACTGGGAAAATCGGTAGGCAAGGACGTGCAGGCGCAGAAGGCTACGTATCCCAGTTTTTGGGGCATTGAAGAATCGAAGCGGCAGGCGGCGCAGCTGATCGCCAGCGCCAAGGCAGAGTTGTCGCCCTATGGCACTCGCGCCCAGCCGCTTTTGGCGATCGCCGACTATATCACTGCCCGCACGCATTAAGGGGAGCGACCTCATGCAGGATTTTGGTCTAGTCTTTCAAAACGTCGTGCTGTGGGTTGCGGTTGCGGCCTGTCTTATAGCCCAGGTGCTAAAGCTAATCGTAGAGTTGGCCCGTCATGGCAAGGTTAGCTTTCGCACGGTTGTCAACACGGGCGGGATGCCCAGCGCCCACTCTGCATTCGTCACGGCGCTCGCCTGTGGTGTGGGGCAATCTTCCGGCTGGGACAGTCCTGAGTTTGCGGTGGCGGTGGTGTTTGCCATCATCGTGATGTATGACGCGGCAGGCGTGCGGCAGGCGGCCGGCAAGCAGGCCCGCGTGCTGAACAAAATCGTGGGCGAATTTTTTGAAGATGCCGAATTTCACGAAGAGCGGCTCAAGGAACTGCTAGGACACACGCCCGTTCAGGTGATTGCGGGCTGTGCGCTGGGCGTTGTGGTCTCCTGGCTGGCGGCGAAGGCCTACTGAGTCCTGTCGATGTCTTGATTTTGGATTTGCGATTTTGGATTACCCGTCAAGCCTTGGCAGGGTTTCCAGCGATTGCATTTATAACGCCACCGAAGAGAACAGATCTTGCAAGGCAAACTGCCTGTCTGTGGGCTGTCCGCCGACCGGGCGGAGTCCTGTAATTTGGCGACTATCGACGATCAGGGTGACAAAGCCGCGATCGCTCAAATCTTTTAACAATCCAGCGGCGATCGCCCAATCATTGGTGCTGGTTACCAGCAGATGCGGGCGCTGGTCGTAGGTGACAACCGTGACGCGGCGACCCGTAACCTGCTGCACCTGATCCAGCAAATCCGGGCGATTGTAGTGGTTCACCAGCACGGCGTAGCTAATAGGGCCCGGCTGCGGCGTGGGGTTGGGCGCGGTGGCGACGGTGGTAAAGGTACGATAGCCAAACGCTCGATTCAGGTAATCCGCCCAGTCGCGGGCCAAGGCAGGCGTAGCAAAGCCGCCAATGCGGGTGACGTTTAGCCCCAAATAATCGCAAACCGTCAGGCTGGCGTTGCGCGGCACCACAGACCGCAACTGCTCCAGCGTGTTGGGGGTTTGATTTAGCACCATCACCAGCGTTTCGCTAGATTGGGGTGGCAGGCAGGCGGGCAGTCCTTGGGCGATTCGCGAAGCAATCCCTGCGGGAGTCGCCCCCGACGGCACTGGACGAGCCTGCGCCCAGGCCCCCGCACCACCATTGCCCAGAATTGCTAAACTGCATAGCGCCACAGTTCCCCAAACCCAACCCCAATCCCGCATAACCCGCTCAATCCTTACGCTGCAACGCTAATCTACTACAGCAGCATAGCCCGCTCCAACCGGATTTTTTAAACTAGGCCTCCTTCATTTCTTTACAGAATCTTTACAGATAAGCCTTTTTCTCCCATTTGCCCATGCTTCCCCTCACGCTCATCATCGGCAACAAAAACTACTCCTCTTGGTCTTTGCGCCCGTGGCTGGCGATGCACCAAATGGCCGTGCCTTTTACTGAAATTCGGCTACCGCTAGATACGCCAGAGTTTTACGCTCAGATTGAGCGCTACTCCCCATCGCGGCGGGTTCCTGCGCTGCGGCAGGGCGATTGGGTCATTTGGGAATCGCTGGCGATTTGTGAGTATGTTGCAGAACTGTTTCCCGATCGCCCTTGGTATCCCGCCGATCCTCAGGTCAGGGCGATCGCCCGTGCGGTGAGCCACGAAATGCACGCTGGATTTGCCAAACTGCGGACTCATATGCCGATGGACGTGCGATCGCGCTATCCAGGCAAAGGCCGCGCTCCGGGCGTGCAGGCTGATATCGACCGCATCACATCCCTGTGGCGCGAGTGCCGCAGCAACTATGGCAGCGAGGGTGAGTTTCTGTTTGGTGGCTTTGGCATTGCCGATGCAATGTATGCCCCGGTGGTATCGCGCTTTGTCACCTATGGAGTGGCGCTTGATCCGGTATGCCAGGCCGATGCCGATGCCGTGTGGGCGCTGCCGAGTATGCAGGCATGGATTACAGACGCTCAACAAGAAACCGAAGTCCTGACTCACCCATAAGCAGTACGCGACAGAGATGACTCCTTCGCTAGGATGAGGCAGTGTAGAACCTCAGACAGGGCGTTTCATCCTCAGGGCGGACTAAAATCATAAGTAAATCTGATACTCTTCAGGGATTCTTCGATTGACGACTTATAATTTTGGCTGTTACTGTAAAGAAAAAGTTAAAGAAAACATAGACTCCTTCATACTTATGGTTGCCCAACGGGTCACCCAATCTGGGCGCTTGACCTCCATCCAAGGACTCTTCGCAATGCGATCGCTCTCCGGACTTACCCTCTTCTGCGACTTCGACGGCCCCATCATCGACGTTTCCGACCGCTACTACGAAACGTATCTCCTGGGTCTGTCAGATGTGCAAACCTTCTATCAAACTCGCGGTGTCTCGGTGCCCGTACATCGCCTCAGCAAGGCGCAATTTTGGGACATGAAGCAAAACCGCGTGCCCGACGTAGAAATTGCCCTGCGATCGGGGCTACGGGGTGACCAAATTGAGGTGTTCCTCAAGCGCGTGGTGGAAATTGTGAACCGTCCCGACCTGCTGCAAAAAGACACCCTCCAGCCGGGGGCGCGGTGGGCGCTGTCGCTGCTGCGGGCACAGGGGGCGCGACTGGTGCTGGTGACGCTGCGCTGCCGCGACCAAGCGACGCAAGTTTTGGAAAGCCACGGCCTGCTCGACCTGTTCAATGGCATTTGGGGAATGCAGGATGCGGGCGCGGCCTACGCAAACCAGGCAGAGCATAAGACTGGGCTTCTGGCAGAGGCGATCGCCACGATGGGCAGCGGCTCCACGGCCTGGATGGTGGGCGACACCGAAGCAGACGTGATCGCCGGACAGGCCGCAGGCATCGCCACGATTGCCCTCACCTGCGGCATTCGCAGCCAGTCCTACCTGAAAAAGTTTGAACCCACTCGCCTTCACAGCGACCTGCTTTCGGCAGTTCACTACCTGGTCTATCAGAGCGAAAACTGCTCGATGTCGGTCGCCTAGAGCATTCGACCAGTCCCTCACGGGCAGTGCTTCACGGGCAGGCTCTCACCGCAGGGAACTTCAGGCACAGCATTGGCGTAGAATTTCGCTAGGATCGACTTGGCTGCGTATCTTTACCTAACGAACCATGTCTCTCGACAATCTGCGCGATCTCTACCAGCAGGTCATCCTGGAGCGCTACAAAAAGCCCCGCTATAAAGGTAAAACCAATCCCATTGATCGTTATCAAAAGGGGCATAACCCATCCTGCGGCGACACCATCGAGCTAACGCTACACCTAGAGGACGATCCGCAGGGCGGCTCCCGGATTGCAGACGTGAAGTTTGAAGGGGAAGGCTGCGCGATTTCCATGGCCTCGGCCGATCTGATGGCCGAAGCGCTGCGCGGCAAGACCACAGACGAAGCGCTGGAGATGGTGCAAAAGTTTCAAGCCATGATGCGCGGTGAGG contains:
- a CDS encoding glutathione S-transferase family protein, encoding MLPLTLIIGNKNYSSWSLRPWLAMHQMAVPFTEIRLPLDTPEFYAQIERYSPSRRVPALRQGDWVIWESLAICEYVAELFPDRPWYPADPQVRAIARAVSHEMHAGFAKLRTHMPMDVRSRYPGKGRAPGVQADIDRITSLWRECRSNYGSEGEFLFGGFGIADAMYAPVVSRFVTYGVALDPVCQADADAVWALPSMQAWITDAQQETEVLTHP
- the sufU gene encoding Fe-S cluster assembly sulfur transfer protein SufU encodes the protein MSLDNLRDLYQQVILERYKKPRYKGKTNPIDRYQKGHNPSCGDTIELTLHLEDDPQGGSRIADVKFEGEGCAISMASADLMAEALRGKTTDEALEMVQKFQAMMRGEAEFPTDLRKLNVMQGVAQFPVRIKCANLSWHTLKAALEAAQGEQPEFVSNEAEG
- a CDS encoding HAD family hydrolase, whose product is MVAQRVTQSGRLTSIQGLFAMRSLSGLTLFCDFDGPIIDVSDRYYETYLLGLSDVQTFYQTRGVSVPVHRLSKAQFWDMKQNRVPDVEIALRSGLRGDQIEVFLKRVVEIVNRPDLLQKDTLQPGARWALSLLRAQGARLVLVTLRCRDQATQVLESHGLLDLFNGIWGMQDAGAAYANQAEHKTGLLAEAIATMGSGSTAWMVGDTEADVIAGQAAGIATIALTCGIRSQSYLKKFEPTRLHSDLLSAVHYLVYQSENCSMSVA
- the folD gene encoding bifunctional methylenetetrahydrofolate dehydrogenase/methenyltetrahydrofolate cyclohydrolase FolD, which codes for MADILDGKALAQKIQAELAQQIAAIKAAGGRSPGLAVLMVGDNPASAAYVRNKERACEKLGMVSLGKHFPADTTQAELSRVIDELNHDDRVDGILVQLPLPEHLDSVALLNQIHPDKDADGLHPMNLGRLVRGEVGLQSCTPAGVMKLLEEYHIDPRGKHAVVIGRSILVGKPLGLMLLAQDATVTMAHSRTPDLAAVARSADILVAAVGRPNLITADMVKPGAAVIDVGINRITDDGGSRLVGDVDFVSVKDVASWITPVPGGVGPMTVTMLMANTVWSYLRRVAE
- a CDS encoding LysR family transcriptional regulator, which encodes MIHATLHQLKVFEATARHGSFTRAAEELFLTQPTVSMQVKQLTKAIGLPLFEQVGKRLFLTDAGRELFSTCQDIFGKLEQLEMSIADLKGMKQGRLRLAVITTAKYFLPRLLGPFCQKYPGVDISLTVTNHERVIERLGNNQDDLYVMSQLPENLDIVAHPFLDNPLVVIGPKTHPLAKEKNISLKRLAEETFIMREPGSGTRRAFQKLLDDHDLSVRVRLELGSNEAIKQAIAGGLGLAVLSSHTIAHDGSMGELMAFDVEGFPIPRKWYVVHLSGKQLSVVASTFLDYLQVAAAQMEETGVIPTLV
- the crtE gene encoding geranylgeranyl diphosphate synthase CrtE, with protein sequence MVATQVFDLSGYLAERQAIVEAALDQSLPVVYPETIYESMRYSLMAGGKRLRPILCLATCEMLGGTVEMALPTACALEMIHTMSLIHDDLPAMDNDDYRRGKLTNHKVYGEDIAILAGDGLLTYAFEYIAARTAGVPSDRTLQVIVHLSRAVGAAGLVGGQVVDLESEGKPDVTLETLTWIHRHKTGALLEASVVCGAILAGASAEDQQRLSRYSQDIGLAFQIVDDVLDLTATPEELGKSVGKDVQAQKATYPSFWGIEESKRQAAQLIASAKAELSPYGTRAQPLLAIADYITARTH
- a CDS encoding NAD-dependent succinate-semialdehyde dehydrogenase: MGIATVNPATGETLQTFDPITDGAIARAIDAAQHTFESYRHTPLTQRAQWLYAAAEILEQEKAEFGKMMTLEMGKPIGPSIAEVEKSAWVCRFYAENAEKFLAPVPIETDASHSYVTYQPLGIVLAVMPWNFPFWQVFRFAAPALMAGNVGLLKHASNVPQSALAIQDILERAGFPKGAFQTLLIGADKVAQIVADDRIKAATLTGSEPAGASLAATAGKYLKKTVLELGGSDPFVVMESADLDAAVSMAVTARMINNGQSCIAAKRFIVQEAIADAFTQALVEKYKALKIGDPLLPETQIGPLATPAILHEVHHQVEACIDAGGKVLIGGDPDDVPTKADAKLSQGNFYPPTIIVDVPPDAPVAKEEIFGPVAMVFRVADLDAAIRLANSTPFGLGASAWTRIPEEGDRLVAELEAGSVFLNSMVKSDPRLPFGGIKRSGYGRELGREGILEFVNVKTVWIK
- a CDS encoding divergent PAP2 family protein; its protein translation is MQDFGLVFQNVVLWVAVAACLIAQVLKLIVELARHGKVSFRTVVNTGGMPSAHSAFVTALACGVGQSSGWDSPEFAVAVVFAIIVMYDAAGVRQAAGKQARVLNKIVGEFFEDAEFHEERLKELLGHTPVQVIAGCALGVVVSWLAAKAY